One segment of Vespa velutina chromosome 17, iVesVel2.1, whole genome shotgun sequence DNA contains the following:
- the LOC124955166 gene encoding neuroligin-1-like isoform X4, whose protein sequence is MRTSSSSFPRKRKTREEPESGTGRESLFRESFRETLESRIPKDLLEFEDKENILRQSYRRKNAGTSRGLPTALLFAVVGTLLLAGQCRESLADALAANQKYSTRTVTTRYGTLRGVVARSSPNVETYYGVPYATPPLGALRYMPPVTPTPWRGTKFADTLPPACPQNPPEPDESLPKTRRAYLQRIAPLLANRSEDCLYLNLYVPKPLHGSTTDLLPALLLIHGDSYSWGAGNSFDGTSLAAHGRLIVVSINFRIGVLGFLKTGSKGNAQGNYGLMDLVAGLHWLRENIEAFGGDSRRLALLGHGTGAALANFLAVSPMAKELVERVILLGGSALSPWAIQRDPLTVKHLVAEQTGCPADDEVDDIAPCLRLRSLNDLLNVKFDPPRFTSGFAPFVDGAVLPQPINQNFQPTASSAGLMPLVPGPGAEFANFGNRDLLLGLTSDEAWVNLTDEDLQNGLNETRRDRILRTYVRNTYRYHLHEIYSTLRNEYTDWERGEQNASAICEGLLSLLGDGQVAAPLLRLALLHSTSGGRGYFLHFQPGDRPSQKGEELPYLMGIPLLRGDFSLYSLANYTLADENLSRLLVHYLANFVRRGDPNRASSLTSGTESGLTSPPFWESYDSINQLYLEAGHVTKLRSHYRGHKMSLWLNLLPQLHRPGYEISMRHHHLADSSNLYEGAVRPQSTALPLPAPPLPMPSPTEPSSVSSHTSTSTTECTPNATATTIASTSKTQSQHSNLGPGPNNLLRKLTSSYYQSYTTALTVTIAVGIFLLLLNIIIFAGIYHQRDRNASGNSGLSAFGDKKKEELLEAGCSGIEIGGPPGKQRLSSMNLIDSPGTSPQGHKAKLVQELELQLQEFQCSPPPGGGKRVLEPPSYSRNPCVQRTRTPSPCIDATIARMQDDDNMIDGVLDSDDDDDDDDDDDEDDDDDDNEELPEPPPPPKVPAPNVGLTCPGILRQPGTPGSAKKRVQIQEISV, encoded by the exons ATGCGGacgtcctcctcctcgtttccgaggaagaggaagacgaGAGAGGAGCCCGAGTCGGGGACTGGAAGAGAGTCGTTGTTTCGCGAATCGTTCCGCGAAACGCTCGAGTCGCGAATCCCAAAGGATCTCCTCGAGTTCGAGGATAAGGAAAATATTCTTCGGCAAAGTTACCGAAGGAAAAACGCAGGTACTAGTCGCGGATTGCCGACGGCCTTGCTATTCGCGGTCGTCGGTACTTTGCTCCTTGCCGGTCAATGTCGAGAAAGTCTCGCGGACGCTTTGGCGGCCAATCAAAAGTACAGTACTCGTACGGTCACGACGAGATACGGGACCCTTCGAGGAGTCGTCGCGAGATCGTCGCCGAACGTCGAGACCTATTACGGCGTGCCTTACGCGACACCGCCGCTCGGAGCTCTACGATACATGCCACCCGTCACTCCGACGCCCTGGCGTGGCACCAAGTTCGCCGACACCCTACCACCGGCTTGCCCTCAGAATCCCCCGGAACCGGACGAGAGCCTACCGAAAACCAGGCGTGCCTATCTTCAGAGGATAGCGCCTCTCTTGGCCAATCGGAGCGAAGACTGTCTCTATCTCAACCTTTATGTTCCCAAACCCTTGCACG GTAGTACTACGGATTTGCTGCCAGCGCTTCTCCTCATTCACGGTGATTCCTATTCGTGGGGTGCCGGAAATTCGTTCGATGGAACCTCTCTGGCCGCTCACGGACGTCTAATCGTCGTTTCCATCAATTTTCGCATCGGCGTGCTCG GATTCCTAAAGACCGGATCGAAAGGAAACGCTCAAGGAAATTACGGACTGATGGATTTGGTGGCGGGACTTCATTGGTTACGCGAGAACATCGAAGCTTTCGGTGGCGATTCGAGAAGATTGGCACTACTTGGTCACGGTACCGGAGCAGCACTGGCCAATTTTTTAGCCGTCTCACCGATGGCCAAAG AGTTGGTCGAGAGAGTGATACTGCTCGGTGGTTCGGCCCTTTCACCGTGGGCGATTCAACGCGATCCGCTTACGGTGAAACATCTAGTCGCCGAACAAACCGGCTGTCCCGCCGACGACGAAGTCGACGACATCGCACCGTGCCTTCGTTTGCGAAGCCTCAATGATCTTCTCAACGTCAAGTTCGATCCGCCAAGATTTACTTCCGGTTTCGCGCCTTTCGTCGACGGAGCCGTCCTGCCGCAACCGATAAACCAG AACTTTCAGCCCACTGCCTCTTCCGCGGGATTGATGCCCCTTGTGCCAGGACCCGGCGCGGAATTTGCCAATTTCGGTAATCGGGATCTCTTACTCGGTTTAACGTCCGACGAAGCTTGGGTTAATCTTACCGACGAGGATCTACAG AACGGGCTAAACGAGACCAGGAGGGATCGCATCCTTCGCACCTACGTGCGAAAtacttatcgttatcacctGCACGAGATATACTCGACCCTACGCAACGAGTACACAGATTGGGAGAGAGGAGAGCAAAACGCCTCGGCTATTTGCGAGGGTCTTTTGTCGCTTCTCGGAGATGGTCAAGTTGCAGCGCCTCTCCTCAGATTGGCCCTTCTTCATTCTACTTCCGGTGGACGCGGATACTTTTTACACTTTCAACCGGGCGATCGACCTAGTCAAAAAGGCGAGGAACTTCCCTATCTCATGGGTATACCACTCCTTCGAGGAGATTTCAGCTTGTATTCCTTGGCCAACTATACTCTCGCCGACGAGAACCTGTCCAGACTACTCGTACACTACTTGGCCAACTTTGTAAGACGCGG AGATCCAAACCGAGCGAGTTCTTTGACGTCCGGTACGGAGAGTGGCCTGACTAGTCCACCCTTTTGGGAATCGTACGACTCGATAAATCAGCTTTATTTGGAGGCAGGCCATGTGACGAAGCTGCGCTCGCACTACAGAGGTCATAAGATGTCACTTTGGTTGAATCTGTTGCCGCAGCTGCACCGGCCCGGTTACGAGATCAGCATGCGTCATCATCATCTGGCGGACAGTTCGAATTTGTACGAGGGCGCGGTACGTCCGCAGAGTACGGCCCTGCCTTTGCCAGCGCCACCATTGCCTATGCCCTCGCCAACCGAACCTTCCTCGGTGTCGTCGCACACGTCGACATCGACGACCGAATGCACGCCCAACGCGACCGCGACCACGATAGCGAGTACTTCGAAGACACAGTCGCAGCACTCGAATCTTGGCCCGGGACCCAACAATCTCCTTCGAAAGTTAACTTCGAGTTATTATCAGAGCTACACAACCGCTCTCACCGTAACCATCGCCGTTGGGATATTTCTCTTGCTCCTAAACATCATCATCTTCGCGGGTATATATCATCAGCGCGACAGGAACGCGTCTGGTAATTCTGGTCTCTCGGCTTTCGGCgacaagaagaaggaggaactATTGGAGGCTGGTTGTTCCGGTATCGAGATCGGCGGTCCACCTGGAAAACAAAGATTGTCCTCGATGAATCTGATCGATTCTCCAGGAACGAGTCCTCAAGGACACAAGGCCAAGCTCGTACAAGAGTTGGAGCTTCAGCTTCAAGAATTTCAATGTTCTCCGCCACCGGGCGGCGGGAAGAGAGTCCTCGAGCCACCGTCCTACAGTAGAAATCCATGCGTACAGAGAACACGAACACCCTCGCCGTGCATCGACGCTACCATAGCCAGGATGCAGGACGATGACAATATGATAGACGGTGTCCTCGacagcgacgacgacgacgatgatgacgacgacgacgatgaggacgacgacgacgacgataacgaggAACTCCCGGAACCACCGCCACCTCCCAAGGTTCCAGCTCCCAACGTCGGTCTCACCTGTCCTGGGATTCTTCGTCAACCTGGAACACCCGGTAGCGCTAAGAAACGCGTGCAGATTCAAGAGATATCGGTTTGA